The proteins below come from a single Hirundo rustica isolate bHirRus1 chromosome 6, bHirRus1.pri.v3, whole genome shotgun sequence genomic window:
- the LOC120754226 gene encoding uncharacterized protein LOC120754226 translates to MASVIGHQEEIFTSEGGEAVARVAQGGCGCPIIRAQSQLEWGPEHPGLVEGVPTPASLTSPTLSSAALEFISQRKFIGVAKGKRQRHRKIPRCRLHLRHRLHDPFSIRDPGAPSTGAAGPAAEEGAAGTRGPCPGRGGPARDTLGMRRRPPGTFQESVYQPWQWKLTTSHTPLRVRCSPIYPRRLRESYQEIFEIVMKAAEGASCLALDVPALLMPCN, encoded by the exons ATGGCTTCTgtg attggacatcaggaagaaatttttacctctgagggtggtgaggcagtGGCACgggttgcccagggaggctgcGGATGCCCCATCATTCGTGCTCAAAGCCAGCTTGAATGGGGCCCTGAGCatcctggtctggtggaaggagTCCCTACACCTG CCAGCCTGACTTCTCCGACCCTGAGCAGCGCTGCGCTCGAATTCATTTCTCAGCGCAAGTTCATCGGCGTAGCAAAGGGCAAACGGCAGCGCCACAGGAAAATACCGAGGTGCCGCCTGCACCTTCGACACCGACTTCACGATCCCTTCAGCATTCGGGATCCTGGAGCTCCATCTACTGGTGCCGCGGGACCGGCCGCGGAGGAGGGGGCGGCCGGGACGAGGGGGCCCTGCCCGGGACGAGGAGGCCCTGCCCGGGACACGCTTGGGATGAGGAGACGCCCCCCCGGGACATTCCAAG AGTCAGTTTATCAGCCCTGGCAGTGGAAATTGACGACCTCTCACACCCCACTTCGAGTGAGGTGTTCACCAATTTACCCCAG GAGATTGAGAGAGAGCTATCAAGAGATAT TTGAGATCGTGAtgaaagcagcagagggagcCAGCTGCCTTGCTTTGGATGTACCAGCGCTGCTGATGCCCTGCAACTAG